Genomic segment of Odontesthes bonariensis isolate fOdoBon6 chromosome 10, fOdoBon6.hap1, whole genome shotgun sequence:
CCATCTGTTCCTGCTCTGCCACTAGATTTCTGGAACTAAAGTCTCTTACCAATATTGAGAACTCTCCTTCagatattttcagtttcttgaaCTAAAGCAATAAAATCAACAACCAGGAAGTAAAGATGTGATACAAGAGGCACAAGCTGAATTCAACCATTACCTTAAGAGCCTTTGTATTGATGATGCTGCACCACTAAATATGGCTTTGAGATCTCCTCTGAACAATTAAaagtggaaagaaaaagaaaaaaacatctatTGGGCACACTGGTCCTGGAAAGCTACGTTGTTGACGACTCTAGTTCACAACCTTCTGTTTTTCACTCGACAATCCCACAGGGAGTGATGTTACCGTTGTGACGATGATGCAAACAATGAAcgaagaacaaaaaaagaaaagaaaaaacacctggCAATCATTTATCTTGAGACAGACATAATTTCAGTTATATTTCCACTCTACAGAGCACTGTCTCTAAGTGCCACCTCAAGTTTAAATACGGACATAAGTTGTCTGAGCAATCAAACCCGCTGGAAAAATACAATCTTAGttcatttcattcattcagtctcaTTCACGTGGACCTGAGTTCCTACATGTTGTACTTCAGAGGAGGACATGAAGAAACAAGCAACACTGCTGACATGGTGGAGACAAGACACACAGGCTTGTGAAGTACAGCAGTAAATTCATTCCACCATCTGATTCCTCTTTAAATGGCTGCATACACCACCTTTTAATCGTGATAGAAGGTTGATTTTAAAAAGGGCTTTTGGTTCATCTCAATTAAAATACTGCTCTGACATTGCCGCCATTTCATACAAGAAAGGGCAGAAagctactaaaaaaaaaaaagaaaaacaaaaaagacttAAATCCACTTTCAccacttccattttttttcttttacttttaaatAGAAACTATGACATAGTCCAAGGAAGACAGCtgaaaagcattaaaaaaagtaaacaaaactTGTCAGATATACAACTTGACACACACGACCCCTAcctctgtttttaaaaacaaatggcaATTTACATATTAGGGATGCACTGATACTTTGAACAGCTCAGTTGTTTTTTAGCCATGATGGTGCCTTGTATACCATTTGTTTTAACTGTACTAGAAAACCGAAATGAAGCATTTTAGTAGTTTACCACCAaataaaaagatggaaaaatagATTTACTATTTCATAGAAACTTAAAAAGTTATGTTTCATTTCTAAAATCTCAATTATTTAATGCAGTTTTCATAAGGAGATTTGTATTTATGTACAGGAACTTTAATCTGAATTTAAAAGATATCAGTGCATCCCTTGTGTTGTTGAATAAAAGTGAGAAACAAAGATTTTGTGAGCCATCATTTGAAAAATTAAAACCGTGAAAGGTGATGTCTGGTATTATTGCTGGGAAGAAGCTGCTGCACAGGAACCAGGTAGTTTCGATATGGCCTGTCCTTTCACCTCATCTCTGAACCATTCTTTTTTTCAAGTCTTTGTTTCTGCCCCTCGGCCTCCCTCAAATGGGGCCAGTGGGGACAGAATGAGGAGAGAGATGGAGGTGagggggtgtggggggggggggggtctcttAAAGGGTGATCATCACAGTGAGTTCAGAAAATGTCCATAATCACAGTGCCAAACAGACTGGAGTGgggaaagaggagagcatatTTCCACAGACCTCCTCGCTGCCTGATGGTTCCACATGACTGCGAGATGGAAGATGAGGGCAGCGACGCAGCCGTACTCACAGCCCGTCTGATACAGGGGAACTGAAGCCAGGAAGTTTAAAGATACAGTACTGTGTTTGATCTCAGGTGGCCCttgatctctctctctctcccctcaATGGCTCCGTGACCCTCGAGGCCCACTTATCTGTGCTGTCGGAACCCCTGGGTGCCGTCTGGGCCGGCAGGCTCCCGGACAGTGTGATTGTTAGATCTGGTATCCTCTGAAGGCAATGTAGAATTATTGCGCCCTGCCCTGGCAAAAGGAGGAAAACAGGAATAAATTAAAGACAAAAGCCTTTTCCATGTGCCAGCTGCTAGACAGAAATTGTCCAAAACTTGTTGCCGGTTGGCTAAATTCAGCAGTAGGTTTTGTTTGCAATAGATACCTTCCTCTGAACTCTTCTAATTACTGAATCCATCAAGTTTCACATCAGACATATCGGTCTGAATGAGTTTAGTGTTAGTCATTCAGACCCATTAGTGTTACCCTTGACTTTAGAAactattcatttgtttaaattaaCTTAATTTTATTCAGCCAGGTAACTTGAAGGTAAACATGTCATGCCAAAGTACATTTCAGAAAGCTTTCAACAATCATTATTAGTCTCCTTTTCCTGTTAATCAAAACTTTGCAACACCAAAGGACTAAAACAGTCTGCCGCTGCCAGCTGTAGTCTGTATAAGGAAACCAAAAGTAACGTCAGAATGGGAGGAAAGCGAGGCTTTTCACAACCATACCGATGTGGGttgtaaaaactgttcattaAAGATAAACACGAGGAAATACTAAACTTCATTAGACTGTTAGTTAACTTCCTAAATTGTCTATACATGATTATTACCTGTCAATGTTGGGTTTGTCCTGAGGAGTCTCCTCTGGGCAGGCGCTGCCCAGTATTCTCTTCCTGGCCTCTGCATACTCTGCTTCTCGCTGGGCCAGAGACTTGACCTGCGGTGTGGGCCTGTTCTGGTTCATCGGTGATCCCAATGACCCATTACTTGCAGGCCGCTTTAAGATGCGTATCTGAGTTGGGGGTGCTGCCGGTAAAGAGTTGTCTTGTATTACCATGGTTGTCTTTAATGGAGATCGAGAAGAATTATTGGATTCCCTggaagaaaatgaataaatacaaaacTGATTAAGATCATTCAATGGCCAAAAGACTGATGACGAACAGCTTTGTGATTAAGATATTTCCTTCTTATCAGTGAAGGTATATACCAGAATTTCTGAATTGTATGGATCCACTCCCCTCTCTAATTTGCAAACTGTTTAAATTTTGTTTGTGTTCAGGTGTACATGTATGGCAATAAACAGTAAAGTGTAGTTTCCAATGCTAACTGAAGCAAAcatataaaaatacacagacaTATCTTTGGGACATTTTTCTTGAGCATTTCAGGTCCTTACTTTTCTTTATGGCTGATCCGAAGCTTCTCCTCTAACCGTTTTTCCATTTCCTGTGGGAAAAGCAGTGCAAACACAAATTTATGTAAACTAACACTGATTTGGGACAAGAAGGGGAGCAGCAGGTACTAAGTTA
This window contains:
- the szrd1 gene encoding SUZ RNA-binding domain-containing — its product is MDEEVAESWEEAADSGEMEKRLEEKLRISHKEKESNNSSRSPLKTTMVIQDNSLPAAPPTQIRILKRPASNGSLGSPMNQNRPTPQVKSLAQREAEYAEARKRILGSACPEETPQDKPNIDRAGRNNSTLPSEDTRSNNHTVREPAGPDGTQGFRQHR